A stretch of the Acanthochromis polyacanthus isolate Apoly-LR-REF ecotype Palm Island chromosome 22, KAUST_Apoly_ChrSc, whole genome shotgun sequence genome encodes the following:
- the LOC127531992 gene encoding zinc finger protein OZF-like isoform X7 translates to MDSSQKKCKHSNGVRCGTSEEDKDGSATTAKRDESLSCEQCGKTFITATKLRIHKRIHTVDKPFSCDQCGKAFTQKWSLKRHQLIHSGVKTFSCDQCGKAFNQKSHLANHQLIHSGVKLFSCDQCEKSFTHKRALKRHQLMHSEVKPFSCDQCGKAFTLKSQLKSHQLMHSGVKPFSCDQCGKAFTLKSQLKSHQLMHSGVKPFSCDQCGKAFIYKSYLKSHQLIHSGVKPFSCDQCGKAFIYKSYLKSHQLIHSGVKPFSCDQCVKTFTQHEQLLIHQCPHSGRKRYHCDSCEKTFKHQQSLKCHQRIHTGHDVWICDHCGKLFVMYSQLKAHEVTHTGVKPYICHQCGKRYSYNAKLKIHQRVHTGERPYRCDECKKTFTTLGSLKRHQQIHTRKKAFNQCHSENRWTTPSDLSALFQW, encoded by the coding sequence aaatgtaaacacagcaatggagtgagatgtgggacctctgaggaggataaggatggttcagcaacaacagcaaaaagagatgaatcactgagttgtgagcaatgtggcaagacttttatcacagcaacaaagctcagaattcacaaacgtattcacactgtggacaaaccattcagctgtgatcagtgtggaaaggcttttactcagaagtggagcttaaaaagacatcaactcattcacagtggagttaaaacattcagctgtgatcagtgtggaaaggcttttaatCAGAAGAGTCATCTGgcaaatcatcaactcattcacagtggagtgaaattgttcagctgtgatcagtgtgagaagTCTTTTACACACAAGCGTGcgttaaaaagacatcaactaatgcacagtgaagttaaaccattcagctgtgatcaatgtggaaaggcttttactctgaagagtcagttaaaaagccatcaactcatgcacagtggagttaaaccattcagctgtgatcaatgtggaaaggcttttactctgaagagtcagttaaaaagtcatcaacttatgcacagtggagttaaaccattcagctgtgatcagtgtggaaaggcttttatttACAAGAGTtacttaaaaagtcatcaactcattcacagtggagttaaaccattcagctgtgatcagtgtggaaaggcttttatttACAAGAGTtacttaaaaagtcatcaactcattcacagtggagttaaaccattcagctgtgatcagtgtgtgaaaacctttactcaacatgaacagttgttgatccatcaatgcccccattctggtagaaagcggtaccactgtgactcctgtgaaaaaactttcaagcaccaacagagcttaaaatgtcaccaacgcatccacactggccATGATGTGTGgatatgtgatcactgtggcaaACTATTTGTAAtgtactcacagttaaaagctcatgaagtgacccacactggggttaaaccatacatttgtcaccagtgtgggaaacgctacagctacaatgcaaaactcaaaattcaccaacgtgtccacactggggagagaccatacagatgtgatgagtgtaagaagacttttacaactttgggttccctgaaacgacaccagcagatccacaccagaaagaaagcattcaatcagtgtcacagtgag